From Gottschalkia purinilytica, one genomic window encodes:
- a CDS encoding uracil-xanthine permease family protein: MSINKSKSVFDVDGKPPISKATPLAIQHVLAMIVGNITPAIIVAGVVGLSSSDRTLLVQCAMFTAGIATLIQLYPLWKIGARLPVVMGVSFAYVPTLISLGKSYGIAGIFGAQLIGGIVAILVGIFIKPLRKYFPPIVAGTVVLTIGLSLYPVATKYIGGGAGASDFGSYLNIGIAVITLAVVLFCNQFTKGYFKLASILVGIVAGYIVALIAGIVDFSPVAEAGWFALPKPMHFGMEFYPSAIISMVIIYIVNSVQAVGDLSSTTVGGLGREVKDEELSGGIIGNGLTSVVTSFFGGLPTATFSQNVGIVVMTKVVSRFVIAIAAGFILLAGFIPKFGALMTTIPQSVLGGATITVFAMITMTGIKLIIQDELSNRNVTIVGLAIALGMGITQVPEILSQFPQWVTTVFGTSAVVISSIVAFVLNIVLPKKTLADEEKERNEIENLENKVIGA; this comes from the coding sequence TTGAGCATTAACAAAAGTAAGTCAGTTTTTGATGTAGACGGAAAACCACCTATTAGTAAAGCAACACCATTAGCAATTCAGCACGTATTAGCAATGATAGTTGGAAATATTACTCCCGCTATTATTGTAGCTGGAGTAGTAGGATTAAGCAGTTCAGATAGAACACTTCTTGTACAGTGTGCTATGTTTACTGCAGGTATTGCAACACTAATTCAATTGTATCCACTTTGGAAAATCGGTGCAAGACTTCCTGTTGTTATGGGAGTAAGCTTTGCATATGTACCAACTCTGATTAGTTTAGGAAAAAGTTATGGGATTGCTGGAATTTTTGGTGCTCAGTTGATTGGAGGAATTGTGGCCATTTTAGTGGGTATTTTTATTAAACCACTTAGAAAGTATTTTCCACCTATCGTGGCTGGAACAGTAGTTTTAACTATTGGTCTTTCTTTATACCCTGTAGCTACTAAATATATCGGGGGTGGAGCAGGAGCTAGCGACTTTGGTTCTTATTTGAATATAGGTATTGCTGTTATAACATTAGCAGTAGTACTATTTTGTAATCAATTTACTAAAGGATATTTTAAACTTGCTTCAATTTTGGTAGGTATAGTTGCTGGATATATAGTTGCTTTAATTGCAGGCATTGTAGATTTTTCACCGGTGGCTGAAGCTGGTTGGTTTGCACTTCCAAAACCAATGCATTTTGGAATGGAGTTCTATCCTTCTGCTATAATTTCTATGGTTATCATTTATATAGTAAACTCTGTCCAAGCTGTTGGAGATTTATCTTCAACGACTGTTGGAGGATTAGGTAGGGAAGTTAAAGACGAAGAATTATCTGGTGGTATTATCGGAAATGGATTGACTAGTGTAGTTACATCTTTCTTTGGAGGATTACCTACAGCAACGTTTAGTCAAAATGTAGGTATTGTAGTTATGACTAAAGTTGTAAGTAGATTTGTAATTGCAATTGCAGCAGGATTTATCCTTCTTGCAGGTTTTATACCAAAATTTGGCGCATTAATGACTACAATTCCTCAAAGTGTTCTTGGAGGAGCTACAATTACTGTGTTTGCAATGATTACTATGACAGGAATTAAACTAATAATACAAGATGAACTTTCTAACAGAAATGTCACTATTGTTGGATTAGCAATAGCTTTAGGTATGGGAATTACACAAGTTCCAGAAATACTATCTCAATTCCCACAATGGGTAACAACTGTATTTGGAACATCTGCTGTTGTTATTTCTTCTATTGTAGCTTTTGTTTTAAATATAGTATTGCCTAAAAAGACACTAGCAGATGAAGAAAAAGAACGTAACGAAATAGAAAACTTAGAGAATAAAGTTATAGGAGCTTAA
- a CDS encoding cold-shock protein — protein MNGTVKWFNSDKGFGFITSEDGTDVFAHFSQINRDGFKTLEEGQRVTFNLVDGPKGPQAENINII, from the coding sequence ATGAATGGTACAGTAAAATGGTTTAACTCAGACAAAGGATTTGGATTTATCACTTCAGAAGATGGAACAGACGTGTTCGCTCACTTTTCACAAATTAATAGAGATGGATTCAAAACTTTAGAAGAAGGTCAAAGAGTTACTTTTAATTTAGTTGATGGCCCTAAAGGACCTCAAGCTGAAAATATTAATATTATCTAG
- a CDS encoding DUF2087 domain-containing protein has translation MINVSELFWNASLDELKRGYIEQDDCYICLLCGKKIEKGIIYPNKGILYEAERYIRIHIEEDHQSVFEYLIQLDKKLTGLTDHQNNLLKLFYQGKNDKEVQKEMGIGSASTIRNHRFVLKEKERQSKVFLVMMELLKEKDKHSPTFLELHKTATMIDDRYNITQEENEEILKKYFPKGTDGPLDTFHLKEKHKLVVLREIIKKFESERIYSEKEVNEILNTVYDDYVTLRRYLIEYGFLDRNPNGSKYWVKK, from the coding sequence ATGATAAATGTTTCAGAATTATTTTGGAATGCATCATTAGATGAACTAAAGCGTGGATATATTGAACAAGATGATTGTTATATATGCCTACTATGTGGCAAAAAAATTGAAAAAGGGATTATCTACCCTAATAAAGGTATTCTTTATGAAGCTGAAAGATATATACGTATTCATATTGAGGAAGATCATCAATCGGTGTTTGAATATCTAATACAACTTGATAAAAAACTTACGGGACTTACTGACCATCAGAATAATCTTCTTAAACTTTTTTATCAAGGAAAAAATGATAAAGAAGTTCAAAAAGAAATGGGTATTGGTAGTGCTTCTACAATTAGAAATCATAGATTCGTATTAAAAGAGAAAGAACGTCAATCAAAAGTATTTTTAGTAATGATGGAGCTATTAAAAGAAAAAGATAAACATTCTCCTACCTTCTTAGAACTTCATAAAACAGCAACTATGATAGATGATCGTTATAATATTACCCAAGAAGAAAATGAAGAGATATTGAAAAAATATTTTCCTAAAGGCACAGATGGTCCCTTAGACACCTTCCATTTGAAGGAGAAACATAAGTTAGTTGTTCTAAGAGAAATCATAAAAAAATTTGAAAGTGAACGAATCTATAGCGAAAAAGAAGTTAATGAAATATTAAATACTGTCTATGATGATTATGTTACCTTAAGACGTTATCTAATTGAATATGGCTTTTTAGATAGAAATCCTAATGGAAGTAAGTATTGGGTCAAAAAATAG
- a CDS encoding GIY-YIG nuclease family protein: MDRKKELKQLYKEMKVEAGVYQIKSIKNQKILVASNVNLKNLNGKKFQLKSGCHDNEMLQKEWNDFGEDAFVFEVLEVLKKKEEGYFNLKEELKKLEEKWIEKLQPFGERGYNKLKSDND, from the coding sequence ATGGATCGAAAAAAAGAACTAAAACAATTATATAAAGAAATGAAAGTTGAAGCTGGAGTTTATCAAATAAAAAGTATCAAGAATCAAAAAATTCTTGTAGCAAGTAATGTTAATCTAAAAAATTTGAATGGTAAGAAGTTTCAATTAAAATCAGGATGCCATGATAATGAAATGCTTCAAAAAGAATGGAATGACTTTGGGGAAGATGCCTTCGTCTTTGAAGTGTTAGAAGTCTTAAAAAAGAAAGAAGAAGGATATTTTAACCTAAAAGAAGAGTTAAAAAAACTTGAAGAAAAATGGATAGAAAAACTTCAACCATTTGGTGAACGTGGATATAATAAATTAAAATCTGATAATGATTAA
- a CDS encoding GNAT family N-acetyltransferase — protein MESLNIRGINSVDIERLIIFLKELENLHGNALPNIFKISEDIEHIREYISNSIEKQNPTFFIAELEEEIIGVIEVIITENPSNPILINREYALIDKLIVKEEYRKLGVAKKLIETVETWLKEKGIKEIEIYVWEFNKGALDLYENKGFETICRRMIKSI, from the coding sequence ATGGAAAGCTTGAATATAAGGGGAATTAATAGTGTGGATATTGAAAGACTAATAATTTTTTTAAAAGAACTAGAAAATTTACATGGTAATGCATTACCAAATATATTTAAAATATCAGAAGATATAGAACATATAAGAGAATACATATCAAATAGTATAGAAAAACAAAATCCAACTTTTTTTATTGCAGAATTAGAGGAAGAAATCATAGGTGTAATTGAAGTTATTATAACTGAGAATCCTTCAAATCCTATTCTCATAAATAGAGAGTATGCTCTAATAGATAAATTGATAGTAAAAGAAGAATACAGGAAACTTGGAGTTGCTAAAAAGCTAATTGAGACTGTTGAAACTTGGTTAAAAGAAAAAGGAATAAAAGAAATAGAGATATATGTTTGGGAATTTAATAAAGGTGCTTTAGATTTATACGAAAATAAAGGTTTTGAAACGATATGTAGAAGAATGATAAAAAGTATTTGA
- the mnmA gene encoding tRNA 2-thiouridine(34) synthase MnmA, with protein sequence MNKKKKVAVGLSGGVDSGTTAMILQEKGFTVVGVTMRLFDHQDKEIESARLVADTLGIEHHVVDFRDEFEDVVIKYFKETYEKGKTPNPCLKCNKFFKYGKLMDFCKSIGSDFFATGHYARKIYDEKTDTYKLLKAISSRKDQSYNLFQLSQEDLKYLIFPIGEFNSKEEVRKKALTKLNIVSKKSDSTGICFIEHKKLGRYLKEVNSSSVKEGNFVDKEGNILGTHKGLAYYTIGQKRKLGENLSFNYVVTKIDSEKNEIILGSEKDLITTKLVLKDTNFINPNIVLPFDSDIKVSQWSEVYRGKVLEKDGDIVIEFYDPVRAPAPGQAAVFYIGDEVIGGGFIK encoded by the coding sequence ATGAATAAAAAAAAGAAAGTAGCAGTAGGTCTTAGTGGAGGAGTAGATAGTGGAACTACAGCTATGATTTTACAAGAAAAAGGATTCACAGTAGTTGGAGTAACTATGAGGCTTTTTGATCATCAAGATAAAGAAATAGAATCTGCAAGACTTGTAGCAGATACTCTTGGAATAGAACATCATGTAGTAGATTTTAGAGATGAATTTGAAGATGTTGTTATAAAGTATTTTAAAGAAACTTATGAAAAAGGCAAGACTCCAAATCCTTGTTTAAAGTGTAATAAGTTTTTTAAATATGGTAAGCTAATGGATTTTTGTAAGAGCATAGGTTCAGATTTTTTTGCAACTGGTCATTATGCAAGAAAGATATATGATGAAAAAACTGATACTTATAAATTATTAAAAGCAATAAGTAGCAGAAAAGATCAGTCGTATAATCTATTTCAATTATCTCAGGAAGATCTTAAATATCTTATATTTCCTATAGGAGAATTTAACTCTAAAGAGGAAGTTAGAAAAAAGGCTCTAACTAAGCTAAATATAGTTTCTAAAAAGAGTGATAGTACTGGAATTTGCTTTATAGAGCATAAAAAGCTTGGAAGATATTTAAAAGAAGTAAATAGTTCTTCTGTAAAAGAAGGTAATTTTGTAGATAAAGAAGGAAACATTTTAGGTACACATAAAGGTCTAGCATATTATACAATAGGTCAAAAAAGAAAACTCGGAGAAAATCTTTCATTTAACTATGTAGTTACAAAAATAGATTCAGAGAAGAACGAGATAATTTTAGGTTCTGAAAAAGACTTAATCACAACTAAGCTAGTTCTTAAAGATACGAATTTTATAAATCCGAATATTGTTCTTCCTTTTGATTCAGATATAAAAGTAAGTCAGTGGTCTGAAGTCTATAGAGGAAAAGTTCTTGAAAAAGATGGTGATATAGTTATAGAATTTTATGACCCAGTAAGAGCTCCCGCACCTGGACAAGCTGCTGTATTTTATATAGGAGATGAAGTTATTGGTGGAGGATTTATAAAGTAA
- a CDS encoding EFR1 family ferrodoxin (N-terminal region resembles flavodoxins. C-terminal ferrodoxin region binds two 4Fe-4S clusters.), with protein MIFYFTGTGNSLHIAKEIGKYNEENISSIASIMNSGKGTYEHILKESESIGFVFPVYAWGPPKIVLDFIDILKLENYNDNYIFAVATCGDNTGNTLKLLEKQLKNRKLNLDSGFSIRMPNNYLLMFDVDDKTSEHNKLKDAEKLLEDINKVIEERKKNVFIDINKFSDGFYSKLIYPLFNKFALNNTKKFHVNDKCTTCGLCESICVVNSIKVNGKPTWNDKCVQCMGCINWCPVNAIQYGKSTEKKGRYTNPNVKITEMKLR; from the coding sequence GTGATATTTTACTTCACAGGTACAGGTAATTCTCTACACATAGCAAAAGAAATTGGTAAGTATAATGAGGAAAATATTAGTTCAATTGCGTCAATAATGAATAGTGGAAAAGGAACATATGAACATATTTTAAAAGAAAGTGAATCTATCGGATTTGTATTTCCTGTTTATGCTTGGGGTCCTCCTAAGATTGTGCTGGATTTTATAGATATTTTAAAACTTGAAAACTATAATGATAATTATATATTTGCGGTAGCAACTTGTGGTGATAACACAGGAAATACACTTAAATTATTAGAAAAACAATTAAAGAATAGAAAACTTAATTTGGATAGTGGATTTTCTATAAGGATGCCTAATAATTATCTTTTGATGTTTGATGTTGACGATAAAACATCGGAACATAATAAACTTAAAGATGCAGAAAAATTACTAGAAGACATAAACAAAGTAATTGAAGAAAGGAAAAAGAACGTCTTTATTGATATTAATAAATTTTCAGATGGTTTTTATAGTAAATTAATATATCCGTTATTTAATAAGTTTGCCTTAAATAACACTAAAAAGTTTCATGTTAATGATAAATGTACAACTTGTGGATTATGTGAGAGTATATGTGTTGTTAATAGTATTAAAGTCAATGGGAAACCTACATGGAATGATAAATGTGTTCAATGTATGGGATGCATCAATTGGTGTCCTGTTAATGCAATTCAATATGGAAAGAGTACAGAAAAAAAGGGAAGATATACAAATCCAAACGTTAAAATAACTGAAATGAAGTTAAGATAA
- a CDS encoding DUF2935 domain-containing protein: MLSPSTRIYFWSGIMRDHAEFFLTSLSSRETEFINAAHFYKTAFINIRKEAKMLRNKCDSIATKALVNKVISLLSDFINFKRLATRELLQCNIELGLPPTFVNHMINEAMEFYRELNIMKLGKSMNSVEENILLHKIWLPDAAGHASSIAAELDPTETIMIKEAEKFEKTFNNLFIKARELGQMLERTCLKNGSLEWLNKEVEIEINNFICFLDKIRMLREECKLLGTLKPLIPDHMIREEKYYLYNVKSLKRK; encoded by the coding sequence ATGCTTAGTCCATCTACTAGAATTTATTTTTGGTCTGGTATCATGAGAGATCATGCAGAATTTTTTTTAACTTCACTATCTTCTAGGGAAACAGAATTTATCAACGCAGCACATTTTTATAAGACAGCATTTATTAATATAAGAAAAGAAGCAAAAATGCTAAGAAATAAATGTGATTCTATAGCAACTAAAGCTTTAGTTAACAAAGTAATTTCCCTTCTTTCAGATTTTATAAACTTTAAAAGACTTGCTACAAGAGAGCTTCTCCAATGTAATATTGAACTTGGATTACCTCCTACATTTGTTAATCATATGATAAATGAAGCTATGGAATTTTATAGAGAGCTTAACATAATGAAGCTAGGTAAATCCATGAATTCTGTAGAAGAAAATATTTTACTTCACAAAATATGGCTTCCTGATGCAGCAGGTCATGCTTCATCAATAGCAGCAGAGTTGGATCCTACTGAAACAATTATGATAAAAGAAGCTGAAAAATTTGAAAAGACTTTTAATAATTTATTTATTAAAGCAAGAGAATTAGGTCAAATGCTAGAAAGAACATGTCTTAAAAATGGTTCTTTAGAATGGCTTAACAAAGAAGTTGAAATAGAAATTAATAATTTTATATGTTTCCTCGATAAAATTCGAATGTTAAGAGAAGAATGTAAGTTATTAGGCACTTTAAAGCCTCTCATACCAGATCATATGATTCGAGAAGAAAAATACTATTTATATAATGTTAAGAGTTTAAAACGAAAATAA
- a CDS encoding MASE3 domain-containing sensor histidine kinase: MRLNDILSWININIRKAFNIKNTLLILGITMICTLVYSYNKLLFHFLSESYTVLIGFLMLVVATNVSEASENGFFSFLAIGFGYVGAINLLHVINYEGINIISKSSLNISIQLGAISTYIQAISMAIAFKFINKKVDCRKITYIYMTAITVITLVTYTLDISPAFYLEGYGQTVLNHWINIFSCLIFIFPTYLLYKHKNELDFEKDNYTVILSMIFTVLSRVFLIFYIDPNGIIAFLAHVCRVLSFYFLYKSIMKLVLREPYNILFKGLNDRTCKLEEINKELNIKNNQLETTRDRLEKSKERYKQLVKSLPDSILIRCGEEIVFVNNATVNLLNAKNRSEIIGNSMFSIIHDKYIDEFKENFITVENKKQRFLNLELMTLDGNRLDTEICEIETVFENKLCNLMVIRNMSERKKFYELKAELDQKIESEKIRTEFFANLSHELRTPINVIYSALQLEDIYIKKNDISGIEKYNEIVKQNCYRLLRMCNNLIDITKIDTGLFKPCMKHHNIVYIVESIVSSVSFYVKSKNIDIVFDTSVEESYVLCDPNLIERIILNLLSNAVKYGKENGNISVDIYDRDNEVILNVKDDGIGIPDDEQDTIFERFSQVDKSLRRKCEGSGLGLSLVKSLVELQNGNISLKSKIGEGSEFMITFPKTDYYDEVCATTDELVEENKIIESVNIEFSDIYLY, translated from the coding sequence TTGAGATTAAATGACATACTAAGTTGGATTAATATAAATATTCGCAAAGCTTTTAATATCAAAAATACATTACTAATATTAGGTATAACAATGATTTGTACTTTAGTATATTCGTATAATAAATTATTATTTCACTTTTTATCTGAGAGTTATACAGTTTTGATTGGATTTCTTATGCTAGTTGTAGCTACAAATGTTTCTGAGGCTTCAGAAAATGGATTTTTTTCTTTTTTAGCAATAGGCTTTGGATATGTAGGAGCTATTAATTTATTGCATGTAATAAACTATGAAGGTATAAACATAATCTCTAAAAGTTCGTTGAACATATCTATTCAGCTAGGTGCTATATCAACTTATATCCAAGCTATTTCTATGGCAATTGCATTTAAGTTTATTAATAAAAAAGTTGATTGTAGGAAAATCACTTATATATACATGACTGCAATAACAGTTATAACGTTAGTAACATATACGTTGGATATATCTCCAGCCTTTTATTTAGAAGGATATGGTCAAACTGTTCTTAATCATTGGATTAATATCTTTTCTTGTTTAATATTTATTTTCCCAACGTATTTACTTTATAAACATAAAAATGAATTAGATTTTGAAAAGGATAATTACACAGTTATTCTTTCCATGATTTTTACGGTACTGTCTAGAGTATTCCTAATCTTTTATATTGATCCAAATGGTATCATAGCATTTTTGGCTCATGTATGTAGGGTTTTATCTTTTTACTTTTTATATAAATCAATTATGAAGTTAGTATTAAGAGAGCCATATAATATACTTTTTAAAGGATTAAACGATAGAACGTGTAAGTTGGAAGAAATAAATAAGGAATTAAATATTAAAAATAATCAGTTAGAAACCACAAGAGATAGACTCGAAAAAAGTAAAGAAAGATACAAACAGCTGGTTAAATCCTTACCAGATTCAATACTTATTAGATGTGGAGAAGAAATAGTTTTTGTAAATAATGCTACAGTAAATTTACTTAATGCAAAGAACAGAAGTGAAATAATCGGAAATAGCATGTTTAGTATAATACATGATAAGTATATTGATGAGTTTAAAGAAAACTTTATTACAGTTGAAAATAAAAAACAGCGTTTTCTTAATTTAGAACTTATGACATTAGATGGTAATCGATTGGATACTGAAATTTGCGAAATAGAAACTGTATTTGAAAATAAATTATGTAACTTAATGGTTATAAGAAATATGTCAGAGAGAAAGAAATTTTATGAATTAAAGGCTGAATTAGATCAAAAAATAGAAAGTGAAAAAATTAGAACTGAATTTTTTGCTAATTTATCTCATGAACTAAGAACTCCGATAAATGTAATATATAGTGCATTACAGCTAGAGGATATATATATTAAAAAGAATGATATTAGTGGAATTGAAAAATATAATGAAATAGTAAAACAAAATTGTTATAGACTTCTTAGAATGTGTAACAATCTAATAGATATTACAAAAATAGATACTGGACTTTTTAAGCCATGTATGAAACACCATAATATAGTTTACATAGTTGAGAGTATAGTATCTTCTGTTTCATTTTATGTTAAAAGTAAAAATATAGATATAGTATTTGATACTAGTGTTGAAGAAAGTTATGTTTTATGCGATCCAAATCTTATAGAAAGAATTATCCTAAATTTACTATCTAATGCAGTTAAATATGGAAAAGAAAATGGAAATATATCGGTAGATATCTATGATAGAGATAATGAAGTTATATTGAATGTAAAAGATGATGGCATTGGCATTCCAGACGATGAACAAGATACGATCTTTGAAAGATTTTCTCAAGTAGATAAGTCTTTAAGAAGAAAGTGTGAAGGAAGTGGGCTTGGTTTATCACTTGTAAAATCGTTAGTAGAGCTTCAGAACGGAAATATATCATTAAAAAGTAAAATTGGTGAAGGAAGCGAATTCATGATTACTTTTCCAAAAACTGATTATTACGATGAAGTATGTGCTACCACAGATGAGTTAGTTGAAGAAAATAAAATTATTGAAAGTGTTAATATCGAATTTTCAGATATATATTTATATTAA
- a CDS encoding N-acetyltransferase encodes MNFITLTTENIDKEHICCAISDRKCKNGYESKKSWLKEEIEKGYVFTKLNERAKVFIEYCPSEIAYLPVDAVNYMVINCFWVSGRYSKKGYGKELLNRCITDSKSKGKNGIIVLSSNKKRPYLSDKNFFIKNGFLVADTAEPYFELLYLRFNDDTDIPKFLPNVKNGICDDNGGFKVYYSDTCPFNDYYINTVQSQIALEKGFTYETIKLDSREKAIDSPCACTNYSLFYRGKFITHELNPKKFQKIIDEL; translated from the coding sequence ATGAACTTTATTACATTAACAACAGAAAATATAGATAAAGAACATATATGCTGTGCAATATCTGATAGAAAATGCAAAAATGGATATGAATCAAAAAAAAGTTGGCTAAAAGAAGAAATTGAAAAAGGATATGTATTTACTAAATTAAATGAAAGAGCGAAGGTATTTATAGAATATTGTCCATCAGAAATAGCATATCTTCCAGTAGATGCAGTAAATTATATGGTAATAAACTGTTTTTGGGTATCAGGAAGATATTCTAAAAAAGGTTATGGCAAAGAATTATTAAATAGATGTATAACTGATTCAAAATCCAAAGGTAAGAATGGAATAATTGTACTTAGTAGTAATAAGAAAAGACCATATTTGAGTGATAAGAATTTTTTTATTAAAAATGGATTTTTAGTAGCTGATACAGCCGAACCTTATTTTGAATTATTGTATTTAAGATTTAATGATGATACGGATATACCTAAATTTCTGCCTAATGTTAAAAATGGAATATGTGATGATAATGGAGGATTTAAAGTATACTACTCTGATACTTGTCCTTTTAATGATTACTATATTAATACTGTTCAAAGTCAAATTGCACTAGAAAAAGGATTTACATATGAAACTATTAAGCTAGATAGTAGAGAGAAGGCTATAGATAGTCCTTGTGCATGTACAAATTATTCACTTTTTTATAGAGGAAAGTTTATAACACATGAACTTAATCCTAAAAAGTTTCAGAAAATAATAGATGAGTTGTAA
- a CDS encoding GyrI-like domain-containing protein yields the protein MNKKLDYKKEYKDLYQPKSKPSIVNVPEMNFIMVSGKGDPNSEVFQQAVELLYGLSFTIKMSKMKGNQPEGYFEYVMPPLEGLWWIEDGEFSFRERDNWVWAIMIRQPEFVTDSVFQWACNEYKRKKGVIDLSKVSFETYNEGLCVQAMHRGSYKNEPETVEKMKAFMVENNLEERLMDGGKHHEIYLSDPRKTLPEKLRTIIRHPVKEKIGEE from the coding sequence ATGAATAAAAAATTAGACTATAAGAAGGAATACAAAGATTTATATCAACCTAAATCTAAACCATCTATAGTCAATGTTCCAGAAATGAATTTTATTATGGTATCTGGAAAAGGCGATCCAAATAGTGAGGTTTTTCAACAGGCTGTAGAACTTCTTTATGGACTTAGCTTTACTATAAAAATGAGTAAGATGAAAGGGAATCAACCAGAAGGATATTTTGAATATGTAATGCCTCCTCTTGAAGGATTATGGTGGATAGAGGATGGAGAATTTAGTTTTAGAGAAAGAGATAATTGGGTTTGGGCTATAATGATAAGACAACCTGAATTTGTTACAGATAGTGTTTTTCAATGGGCTTGTAATGAATATAAGAGAAAAAAGGGAGTTATAGATTTATCAAAAGTATCATTTGAGACTTATAATGAAGGATTATGTGTACAAGCCATGCATAGAGGATCATATAAAAATGAGCCTGAGACAGTTGAAAAAATGAAAGCGTTTATGGTAGAAAATAACTTAGAAGAAAGACTTATGGATGGAGGCAAACATCATGAGATTTACTTGTCAGATCCAAGAAAGACTTTGCCTGAAAAATTAAGAACGATTATAAGACATCCTGTAAAAGAAAAGATAGGTGAGGAGTAA
- a CDS encoding helix-turn-helix transcriptional regulator: MKINRLFEIVMTLLNKRTITAKELAEKFEVSTRTIYRDIDILSSAGIPIYTNKGNGGGISLLDNYSLNNTLINDQESESLILALKTLQATNYPEINIVLDKIGALFKNINIDDWVYIDFSHWGSSPNENNKFIDIKNSIIGKRVIYFEYINSEGIKSQRYIEPMRLIFKGQAWYLWGYCRKRQGFCTFRISRIKNLLITEETFERRKTEEVHKGQYVDKPKSLVTLKLHFQPEVLNRVFDYYDEEYISKNTDGTCIVTVTLPEDEWVYGYIMSFGNSVEVIEPEHIREIVIDRMRKAIEVYEK; encoded by the coding sequence ATGAAAATAAATAGATTGTTTGAGATAGTTATGACTTTATTAAATAAAAGAACCATAACAGCTAAAGAGCTTGCAGAAAAATTTGAAGTATCTACAAGGACTATATATAGAGATATAGATATATTATCTAGTGCTGGAATACCTATCTATACTAATAAAGGAAATGGTGGAGGAATATCCTTACTAGATAATTATTCTCTTAATAATACACTTATAAATGATCAGGAAAGTGAAAGTCTAATACTAGCCTTAAAAACTTTACAAGCAACGAACTATCCAGAAATTAATATCGTACTTGATAAGATAGGAGCGTTATTTAAAAACATAAATATAGATGATTGGGTATATATTGATTTTTCTCATTGGGGAAGCAGTCCTAACGAAAATAATAAATTTATAGATATTAAAAACTCCATAATTGGAAAAAGAGTAATTTATTTTGAATATATAAATTCTGAAGGCATTAAAAGTCAACGTTATATAGAACCTATGAGACTTATTTTCAAAGGCCAGGCATGGTACTTATGGGGTTATTGTAGAAAGCGTCAAGGTTTTTGTACTTTTAGAATATCCAGGATTAAAAACTTACTTATAACAGAAGAAACTTTTGAACGTAGAAAAACAGAAGAAGTTCACAAAGGACAATATGTAGATAAGCCAAAGTCTCTTGTAACCTTAAAACTGCATTTTCAGCCAGAAGTTTTAAATCGTGTATTTGATTATTATGATGAGGAGTATATAAGTAAGAATACTGATGGTACTTGCATTGTAACAGTGACATTGCCAGAAGATGAATGGGTTTATGGCTATATTATGTCATTTGGAAATTCTGTAGAGGTTATTGAACCAGAACATATAAGAGAAATTGTTATAGATAGAATGAGAAAAGCTATAGAAGTTTATGAAAAATAG